Part of the Vicinamibacteria bacterium genome is shown below.
AGGATGAGGCAGACCAGGCCGACGATGCCGGGAAAGAGCAGGCCGGGATGGCTGATCTCCGTGCCCAGCCCGGCCAGGGCCCCCAGCAGGAGCAGGAACAGCATCTCGGGCCTGGCGATAGCGGAGAGGATCATCTGCCGCCAATCCATGGCCACCGTCACCGTCTTCTGCCCCTTGAGGCTCAGAGTCACCTCGCTGCCATCGAAGTGCTTGATGGTCTGCCCGTCGAGCTTCTCCAGGAGCTCGGGCACGTCCTTAGCCACCAGGTCGATGAGCTTGGACTCCAGGGCCTCTTTCTCGGTGAAGGACCGGCTCTCCAGAACCGCCTTCTCCGCCATCTCCACGTTGCGGCCGCGGCGGGCGGCCTTGCCGCGGATGTAGGCGGCGGCGTCGGAGGTCACCTTCTTCGACATGACCTCGTCCATCTGCCCCATCCCGGAGACGGGATGGGCGGCTCCCATGTTGGTGCCGGGAGCCATGGCCGCCAGGTCCGCCACCACCGTGATGATGAAGCCGGCCGAGGCCGCGCGCGCCCCTGAAGGGCCCACCCACACCGCCACCGGCGTCCGGCAGTTCAGCATCTTGTCCACGATCTGGCGCATGGCGGTGTCGAGCCCACCGGGCGTGTCCAGGCGCAGGATGAGGAGGGGCGCGCCTGCGGCATCCGCCCTCTCGATGGCCTGGACGACATGACCGGCGCTGACGGCGTGGACGACCCCAGTGAGCTCCACAACCGGGATGTCGGCGTGGGCCGGGACGCACGCGGCCAGCAGGATGACACCCGCGGCCACGCCCGCCCCCGGGGATGCTGGCATGTTCAATCTAAATATAAGAGAATCAATGGGTTCCTGTCAACAAGATCCTTCCCCATCAGGGGCTCTTCCCGGTCCCCGCGGCGGCCAGGGCCCGCCGCGCCTCTTCGTGGCGGGGATCGATGCTGAGTGCTTCTTGGAAGTGCTCCCTCGCGGACGACATCTTCCCGTCCGCGGCCAAGGCAAGACCGAGGTAGAAGTGCGCGTCGGCGTCCCGCGGGTGGTCCCGGAGGACCAGGAGGTACTGCTC
Proteins encoded:
- a CDS encoding nodulation protein NfeD produces the protein MPASPGAGVAAGVILLAACVPAHADIPVVELTGVVHAVSAGHVVQAIERADAAGAPLLILRLDTPGGLDTAMRQIVDKMLNCRTPVAVWVGPSGARAASAGFIITVVADLAAMAPGTNMGAAHPVSGMGQMDEVMSKKVTSDAAAYIRGKAARRGRNVEMAEKAVLESRSFTEKEALESKLIDLVAKDVPELLEKLDGQTIKHFDGSEVTLSLKGQKTVTVAMDWRQMILSAIARPEMLFLLLLGALAGLGTEISHPGLLFPGIVGLVCLIL